In Candidatus Pantoea floridensis, a single genomic region encodes these proteins:
- a CDS encoding RNA polymerase sigma factor, whose amino-acid sequence MPQDSLLMSAINACRTKLKAFIRGRTAVREDADDILQEVTYKLMQVEQPVENVAAWLFRAARNEMTDRARKKTEQPLSNVFGGDEEGEFPEDELAETLFGVPQTPEDEYLKALLWEELEEALAELPALQREVFEKTELLGYSYHELAAESGSSVQALLSRKHKAVLFLRTRLRSLYDELTLD is encoded by the coding sequence ATGCCGCAGGATTCACTGCTAATGTCAGCAATCAACGCCTGTCGCACAAAGCTGAAGGCGTTTATTCGCGGTCGAACGGCGGTGCGTGAAGATGCTGATGATATCTTGCAGGAAGTCACCTATAAGCTGATGCAGGTAGAGCAGCCGGTGGAGAACGTTGCCGCCTGGCTGTTTCGCGCGGCGCGCAATGAAATGACCGACCGCGCGCGTAAAAAGACCGAACAGCCTCTTTCGAACGTCTTCGGCGGTGACGAAGAGGGTGAATTTCCTGAGGATGAGCTGGCGGAAACCTTATTTGGCGTGCCGCAAACGCCAGAAGATGAATATTTAAAAGCGTTACTGTGGGAAGAGCTGGAGGAAGCGCTCGCTGAGCTTCCAGCTTTACAGCGCGAGGTATTCGAGAAAACCGAACTCCTCGGATATAGCTATCATGAGCTGGCAGCAGAAAGCGGCAGCAGCGTGCAGGCTTTATTGTCGCGCAAGCATAAAGCGGTACTGTTTTTGCGCACCCGCTTACGCAGCCTGTACGATGAATTAACCCTCGATTGA
- a CDS encoding MBL fold metallo-hydrolase: MMNSSSIARCTIKSYPQSAQFDGKRFNNGIPRQQLGLAEYAKLIWDFTFNKPKNTVPEHALPLIPLSAQQLLLAPDKRVYRLGHSSLLFKIQGKFWLTDPVFTQRASPFRRLGPKRFQPAPISLDALPPIEGIILSHDHYDHLDYHSIMQLKDRVRYFLTPLGVGDLITSWGVAPEKITQLDWWESTDIGGIQFVATPSQHFSGRGLFDGNKRLWCSWSIISDEFRLFFGGDSGYFDGFKQIGHKFGPFDMAFLENGAYDRRWADIHMLPQDTIKAFKDLNAKWLFPIHNATFDLAFHHWNDPLNQIVALAKEHQIKLCMPQIGQGVQFLQPQEEACWW, translated from the coding sequence ATGATGAATAGTTCGAGCATTGCCCGCTGCACGATAAAAAGCTATCCACAATCCGCACAATTTGATGGCAAGAGATTTAATAATGGCATTCCACGCCAGCAGCTGGGATTGGCCGAATATGCCAAACTTATCTGGGACTTTACGTTTAACAAACCTAAAAATACGGTTCCCGAGCATGCATTACCGCTTATCCCTCTTAGCGCGCAGCAGCTGCTTCTCGCACCGGATAAGCGTGTATATCGGCTTGGACACTCTTCATTATTGTTTAAAATACAGGGCAAATTTTGGCTGACCGATCCGGTATTTACCCAGCGTGCGTCACCGTTTCGCCGATTAGGTCCCAAACGCTTTCAGCCGGCACCTATTTCACTCGACGCGCTGCCGCCCATCGAAGGGATTATTCTCTCGCACGATCATTATGATCATCTCGATTATCACAGCATCATGCAGCTCAAAGATCGGGTGCGATATTTCCTGACTCCGCTCGGTGTTGGCGACTTGATTACATCCTGGGGCGTTGCGCCGGAGAAAATTACGCAGCTCGATTGGTGGGAATCCACAGATATTGGCGGCATTCAATTTGTCGCAACGCCTTCGCAGCACTTTTCCGGGCGAGGTTTATTTGACGGTAATAAACGCTTATGGTGCTCGTGGAGCATCATTAGCGATGAATTCCGCCTGTTCTTCGGTGGTGATTCCGGCTATTTCGACGGATTCAAACAGATCGGCCATAAGTTTGGCCCATTCGATATGGCATTTCTGGAAAATGGGGCTTATGACCGTCGCTGGGCCGATATTCACATGCTGCCGCAAGACACCATAAAAGCCTTTAAAGATCTGAACGCGAAATGGCTGTTTCCGATTCACAATGCCACCTTCGATCTGGCATTTCATCACTGGAACGATCCGCTGAATCAAATAGTCGCGCTGGCAAAGGAACATCAAATCAAACTCTGTATGCCGCAAATCGGGCAGGGCGTGCAATTTTTGCAGCCGCAGGAAGAAGCCTGCTGGTGGTAA
- a CDS encoding SDR family oxidoreductase: MTASTLSVAIVTGGNSGIGLETVKLLATDHQVYAIGRNPQTLQALEKVANVIPVALDITDYAAVAAFTASLARVDVLVHSAAISVLSTTYSATPELWQQHLSINVIAPAELTRLALPALRASQGKVVFINSGSGTLALAGHVVYSASKFALTALAHALRTEESEHGVRVATIAPGPTDTPMNQASRQRAGNHAPINPREYLEASSVARAVRFIVDSLEDTQIADIVIRPRRDKARR; this comes from the coding sequence ATGACGGCATCAACATTATCCGTTGCCATTGTGACGGGCGGCAACAGCGGCATTGGATTGGAAACGGTAAAATTACTGGCGACCGATCACCAGGTTTACGCGATTGGGCGCAACCCGCAAACGCTTCAGGCACTGGAAAAGGTGGCAAATGTAATACCGGTAGCATTGGATATCACGGATTACGCCGCCGTAGCCGCGTTTACGGCTTCTCTCGCGCGTGTCGATGTGCTGGTACATTCTGCGGCGATCTCGGTGCTCAGCACCACTTACTCGGCCACGCCAGAACTGTGGCAGCAGCATTTGAGTATCAACGTCATTGCACCGGCTGAACTGACGCGCTTAGCGTTGCCTGCTCTGCGCGCATCTCAGGGTAAGGTGGTGTTTATTAACTCCGGCTCGGGCACGCTGGCACTGGCAGGCCATGTTGTTTATTCCGCCTCGAAATTTGCGCTCACGGCACTGGCGCATGCGCTGCGGACGGAAGAGAGCGAGCATGGCGTGCGCGTGGCGACGATCGCGCCAGGCCCCACCGATACGCCGATGAATCAAGCCTCGCGCCAACGTGCCGGTAACCATGCCCCCATCAATCCACGGGAATATCTTGAGGCCTCTTCTGTTGCGCGTGCCGTCAGATTTATTGTTGATAGTCTGGAAGACACGCAGATCGCCGACATCGTAATACGCCCGCGCCGGGATAAGGCCAGGCGTTAA
- a CDS encoding GH36-type glycosyl hydrolase domain-containing protein produces MKNKIPTGSILNSSVLPEMTGSSVEFLHESGIYQANRPDVFSEQQMDIYGERLAKTHHLSSAKRSYKLLQRLKENEQALIKSAEILSAGDERNLTPAGEWLLDNFYIIEEQIRMVRHLLPAKFGQGLPVLTEPAHYLRIQAIADEMISHSDGRLESSVLSTFIHAYQRVTPLLMGELWALPAMLRFALIDNLARIAVGVANIHQERGQAEEWINEIIHHSAKDASKVIQVIARMADKNDQLSGAFVAELARKLNGQNHSLALTWVEQHLLNTGRNTADVIEQFNRHLSLSQLSVSNSISGLRQLGEINWQDLVESLSLVEQVLAQDPSGIYSQMHFDSRDQYRHVIEELARQSQFDELSVANQVLALSRQTGLPIRQQHIGYFLLDKGRTTLEQQLQPRSSLLSQARHHLSQTPLLSWLGSLTLLTTAFTAETLLITRHANMSSLVWLLLLPAVIVISSQLAMQLLSEVTTRTRHPVPLPRLNFEAAVPDKDRTLVVIPCLISSQKGIDTLLRSLETSYLGNALANITFALLADFTDSKAEHQANDDEIIGYAVLKIEALNRRYSSKTQNDVLFSLLHRNRVHNPSQGVWMGYERKRGKLHALNRWLQGEEEMFNVTVGATHAQMRQVKYVITLDSDTILPRETAHKLIGIMAHPLNAPVFDDRLNRVVEGYAILQPRLAEEIPPFGQGIYARLSSSVPGNDAYSSMSSDIYQDLFGEGSFVGKGIYDVAAFTRATRNTCPENLVLSHDLLEGCYARSGVVSNVVLYEHYPDNYLSDVARRFRWVRGDWQLLNWLRLRVRLADGSHQANPLSALSRWKLFDNLRRSVVAPALLMLIFLTFTYVANPIFWLGCIVLYLLLPGLLALGIEGMRKSKKRAWQHHLYILSADALTRLSRAALLLAALPHESYWSLKAIVVTLWRLNVTGQFLHEWKSVAAGHAGQAPGLGHFYRAMWINPIAGVALSLLTGLINPMLLPMAMPIALLWAAAPGLLWHLSKPAAPRQKRLSFEQQQFLRQTARHTWAWFDDFVTAEHHHLPPDNFQEVLQPTVAHRTSPTNIGLSLLANLTAWDFGYVTQKQVINRTLATLDSLDRMEHFRGHLYNWYDTYTLQPLHPRYISTVDSGNLAAHLITLQSGLAQWKHQPLLALPVIMAGLQDTFLLAEKQMGAERNHHWEALTAEFAGLQQAQPAAIAERTSALIGLSERVLAEIVFPQQQVKWFELFIRQLIEFQEEWTLFFSWLTPQHTLPKELPSLLWLVELHVHYPDLPLNQSEPVIWAARERMATLLELEGRLENHAKMDFRFLYLPATSLLSVGYNLDSGLMDKGAYDLFPSEVRLTHYFAISANQLPVKSWFVLGRLFTQLANKPAVMSWSGSMFEYLMPHLVMPVYPDTLLEKMALAAVRQQIASGEAAHIPWGVSESAYAAFDDSQNYQYKAFGTPELGLKRGLGDDHVVAPYATLLALMVLPHPATENLMKLKKMGACGKYGFYEALDFTAHRLARGQQFVAVKTYMAHHQAMGFLAISHLLFDAPMVTRFMSTARFQSSYLLLQERVPDDIELYTPRRQFAEVVDKAPRSDLARLREFSGSAGHLPQLQLLSNANYHVLVTQSGAGYSLWKGLSLTRWRADGTCNQHGIFCYIRDRQTGEVISPTFQPTCNEEPQYIARFSDAAAEFEARNETLSTHTHIVVSPEDDVEIRRVILTNHSRQPRDIDITSYAEVVLAPAASDMAHPAFSNLFVQTEIVAELEAILTHRRPREEKTEPVWMFHALLIHGASERATSFETDRAQFIGRGNSAANPQALAPDGVLSGSAGAVLDPLLSIRQKIQLKPGKSITLDLIYGVTSQRAACLALLEKYRNNVYANRVFEMASSHSQVALRQLNITAEDASLYNQLASAVIFASPEMRGDSKYLQQNRLGQASLWRHSLSGDLPIVLVRIENGTQLSLVSNLIKAHQYWRQKGLVTDLVIINGEHGGYQQLLQNQLLTMMASAETQQLVDKPGGVFIRQSEHLASEDITLLISVAAVVLEGRNGSLADQLTVLLKPQPTPASAHFLPHKHSAPAAVLPPSSAALQMFNGTGGYTAEGNEYHIHLPEHHQTPAPWCNVLANKQFGSVVSESGQAYTWYENAHEYRLTPWQNDPVSDTSGEAFYLRDEENGDVWSPLPLPMRGKGAYVTQHGMGYSRFVHQERGISSSVTTFVAREEAAKITLVTLSNLSGRTRYMSITGYVEWVLGELMSQSAPHVQTSSAMVEAGSAILAINRYNSAGAARTTFFAASGNQITFSGNRLECLGRNGSMRKPAMMQARGLSGNTGAGYDPCATLQTLTTLIDGDTRTFVFVLGAAEDTDAALTLMQRFLPLEAAEAELEQVKNQWQDVLNKIEVQTPDRAVNLLANRWLLYQTLASRLLARSGYYQSGGAFGFRDQLQDTLALTHAAPQLLREQLQLCASRQFLEGDVQHWWHPPTGRGVRTRCSDDYLWLPYALCHYVTATDDLTLLEQQVPYLEAALLLPEQESVYSLPGVSQIHENLWEHALRAIKHALTFGEHGLPLIGSGDWNDGMSAVGIAGRGESVWLGFFLYNVLTRFAALSHRLGKTDAATLCLSQADSLKTALNNVAWDGEWFLRGYFDSGETLGSHLNSECRIDAIAQSWSVLSGAGDPDKCESAMQALHQQLVDNDNGLIKLLTPPFNGEGPNPGYIRGYLPGTRENGGQYTHAALWAIMAFAEMGHVDRAWSLLALVNPINHSLTPADVETYKVEPYVMAADVYSAENHEGRGGWTWYTGSAGWAYQLIIESLLGIIRHGKQLQLRPRLPTAWPGAKVTYREGEATYEIDIVRAEGAHQMWLDGELCAGDEITLCDDARHHHVIIHLTPSLPCQGVSSIDS; encoded by the coding sequence ATGAAAAATAAAATTCCCACCGGGTCGATCTTAAACAGTAGCGTGCTGCCAGAAATGACAGGCAGCAGCGTTGAGTTTTTACATGAAAGTGGTATTTACCAGGCGAACCGGCCAGATGTTTTTTCTGAGCAACAAATGGACATTTACGGCGAGCGTTTAGCAAAAACGCACCATCTTTCCAGCGCGAAAAGAAGCTATAAATTATTACAACGATTAAAAGAAAATGAGCAGGCGCTGATTAAAAGCGCGGAAATATTGAGTGCCGGTGATGAACGCAACCTGACACCTGCCGGTGAGTGGCTGCTCGATAATTTTTATATTATCGAAGAACAAATTCGTATGGTGCGACATCTGCTGCCCGCAAAATTTGGTCAGGGATTACCCGTATTAACCGAACCGGCTCACTATTTGCGTATCCAGGCGATTGCTGACGAGATGATCAGTCATAGCGACGGTCGGCTCGAATCCAGCGTATTATCGACCTTTATACATGCCTATCAAAGAGTTACGCCACTGTTAATGGGCGAGCTTTGGGCGCTTCCTGCCATGCTGCGCTTTGCATTAATCGATAATCTCGCCCGCATTGCCGTGGGAGTAGCCAACATCCATCAGGAAAGAGGCCAGGCGGAGGAATGGATTAATGAAATCATTCACCACTCTGCAAAAGATGCCAGCAAGGTCATTCAGGTTATCGCCCGAATGGCAGATAAGAACGATCAACTGTCCGGTGCCTTTGTCGCTGAACTGGCACGCAAGCTCAACGGACAAAATCATTCGCTGGCGCTCACCTGGGTGGAACAGCATCTGCTGAATACCGGACGTAACACGGCGGATGTCATTGAACAATTTAACCGTCATCTGTCGCTCAGCCAGCTCTCGGTGAGCAATAGCATCTCAGGATTACGCCAGCTGGGAGAAATTAACTGGCAGGATTTGGTAGAGTCGTTGAGTTTGGTTGAACAAGTGCTGGCGCAGGATCCCAGCGGCATTTACTCACAGATGCATTTTGACAGTCGCGATCAGTATCGCCATGTGATTGAAGAGCTCGCCCGGCAAAGTCAATTTGATGAGTTAAGCGTCGCTAATCAGGTGCTGGCGCTAAGTCGTCAGACTGGATTACCTATTCGGCAGCAGCACATTGGTTATTTTTTGCTAGACAAGGGGCGGACAACACTGGAGCAGCAGCTGCAGCCACGCAGCTCGTTGCTGAGCCAGGCGCGGCATCATCTTAGCCAGACGCCGCTCCTGTCCTGGTTAGGTAGCCTCACCTTGCTCACCACCGCGTTTACTGCCGAGACGCTGCTGATTACCCGCCATGCGAACATGTCTTCGCTAGTCTGGCTCCTGCTGCTGCCCGCCGTGATAGTGATCAGCAGCCAGCTCGCCATGCAGTTACTCAGCGAAGTCACCACCCGCACCCGTCATCCTGTTCCCCTGCCGCGGCTCAATTTTGAAGCCGCCGTTCCTGATAAAGATCGGACGTTAGTGGTCATTCCCTGCCTGATTAGCAGTCAAAAAGGGATCGATACGCTACTGCGGTCACTGGAAACCAGCTATCTCGGTAATGCGTTAGCCAATATCACGTTTGCGCTGCTGGCTGATTTTACCGACAGCAAGGCTGAACATCAGGCGAATGACGATGAAATTATCGGCTATGCGGTACTGAAAATTGAAGCGCTCAATCGACGCTATAGCAGCAAGACGCAAAACGATGTGCTGTTTTCTCTGCTGCATCGCAACCGTGTACACAATCCCTCCCAGGGCGTTTGGATGGGGTACGAGCGCAAGCGCGGCAAGCTCCATGCGCTGAACCGTTGGTTACAGGGTGAAGAGGAGATGTTCAACGTCACCGTGGGTGCCACGCATGCGCAAATGCGCCAGGTCAAATACGTTATTACCCTCGACAGTGACACCATCCTGCCGCGGGAAACCGCACATAAGTTAATCGGCATTATGGCGCATCCGCTTAATGCGCCCGTGTTTGACGATCGCCTTAACCGCGTTGTTGAAGGCTACGCCATTCTCCAGCCGCGTCTGGCTGAAGAGATCCCGCCGTTTGGGCAAGGCATTTACGCACGGCTCTCCAGCAGCGTGCCGGGCAACGATGCCTATTCCTCTATGTCATCTGATATCTATCAGGATTTGTTTGGCGAAGGCTCATTCGTCGGCAAAGGAATTTACGATGTCGCTGCGTTCACGCGCGCTACGCGTAACACCTGCCCGGAAAACCTGGTGCTTAGCCACGATCTGCTTGAAGGCTGTTATGCCCGGTCCGGCGTGGTCAGCAACGTGGTGCTCTATGAGCACTATCCCGATAACTATCTGAGTGATGTTGCTCGCCGTTTTCGCTGGGTTCGCGGTGACTGGCAGCTGCTGAACTGGCTCCGGCTACGTGTACGCCTGGCAGATGGTAGTCATCAGGCCAATCCGTTGAGTGCGCTGTCGCGCTGGAAGCTGTTCGACAATTTGCGGCGCAGCGTAGTGGCACCGGCCTTGTTAATGCTGATATTCCTGACGTTTACCTACGTCGCGAATCCAATTTTTTGGTTGGGCTGTATTGTTCTCTACCTTCTGCTGCCAGGGCTACTCGCGCTGGGGATTGAGGGCATGAGAAAAAGTAAGAAGCGCGCCTGGCAACATCATCTGTATATCTTATCGGCAGATGCGCTGACCCGCCTGAGTCGAGCCGCACTGCTGCTGGCTGCCTTGCCGCATGAAAGTTACTGGTCACTGAAGGCGATCGTTGTCACCCTGTGGCGCTTGAACGTTACCGGGCAGTTTCTGCATGAGTGGAAAAGTGTTGCAGCCGGTCATGCTGGGCAAGCGCCCGGATTAGGTCATTTCTATCGCGCCATGTGGATCAACCCCATCGCGGGCGTTGCACTGTCACTTTTAACAGGTTTGATCAATCCGATGTTGCTGCCAATGGCGATGCCTATCGCGTTGCTGTGGGCGGCTGCGCCCGGCTTATTGTGGCACCTGAGTAAACCGGCAGCACCCCGTCAGAAACGACTCTCCTTCGAACAGCAACAATTTTTACGTCAGACCGCGCGACATACCTGGGCCTGGTTTGATGATTTCGTCACGGCCGAACACCATCATCTGCCACCTGACAACTTTCAGGAAGTGTTGCAACCCACGGTTGCGCATCGTACCTCTCCCACTAACATTGGCCTGTCGCTGCTGGCCAATTTAACCGCGTGGGATTTTGGTTACGTGACGCAAAAACAGGTGATTAACCGCACGCTCGCCACGCTGGATAGCCTCGACCGCATGGAGCATTTTCGCGGACACCTCTACAACTGGTATGACACTTACACCCTGCAGCCTTTGCATCCGCGCTACATTTCCACCGTCGACAGCGGCAATCTCGCCGCGCATCTGATCACGCTGCAGTCAGGCCTCGCGCAATGGAAACATCAGCCGCTGCTGGCGCTGCCTGTGATTATGGCCGGTCTGCAAGACACCTTTCTGCTGGCTGAAAAGCAAATGGGGGCCGAGCGAAATCATCATTGGGAAGCGTTAACGGCAGAATTTGCTGGATTACAGCAGGCGCAGCCCGCAGCGATAGCAGAACGCACCTCAGCGCTGATTGGCCTGAGCGAGAGGGTACTGGCGGAGATAGTCTTTCCTCAGCAGCAGGTTAAATGGTTTGAACTGTTCATCCGGCAGCTTATCGAGTTTCAGGAAGAGTGGACGCTGTTTTTCAGCTGGCTGACACCGCAGCATACGCTTCCGAAAGAGCTGCCTTCGTTGCTGTGGCTGGTGGAATTACATGTTCACTATCCCGATCTTCCCCTAAACCAATCCGAACCGGTGATCTGGGCCGCTCGCGAACGTATGGCAACCCTGCTGGAGCTGGAAGGACGGCTGGAAAACCATGCCAAAATGGATTTTCGTTTCCTCTACCTTCCCGCCACCTCATTGCTCAGCGTCGGCTATAACCTCGATAGCGGACTAATGGATAAAGGCGCTTACGATCTCTTCCCATCCGAGGTGCGACTGACGCACTACTTCGCCATCTCCGCAAACCAACTACCGGTAAAAAGCTGGTTTGTTCTGGGGCGATTATTTACGCAGCTCGCCAATAAACCCGCCGTGATGTCGTGGAGCGGCTCGATGTTTGAGTATCTGATGCCACATCTGGTGATGCCGGTGTATCCCGATACCTTGCTGGAAAAAATGGCCTTAGCAGCGGTAAGACAGCAGATAGCGTCAGGTGAAGCTGCGCACATTCCCTGGGGCGTATCAGAGTCGGCCTATGCCGCCTTTGATGACAGTCAAAACTATCAATATAAAGCGTTTGGCACCCCCGAGCTCGGCCTGAAGCGCGGCCTCGGCGATGACCACGTGGTCGCTCCCTACGCCACGCTATTAGCGCTGATGGTTCTGCCGCATCCTGCGACTGAGAACCTGATGAAGCTGAAAAAAATGGGGGCCTGCGGCAAGTATGGCTTCTATGAGGCGCTTGATTTCACCGCCCATCGGCTGGCGCGCGGTCAGCAATTTGTTGCCGTTAAAACCTATATGGCCCATCACCAGGCAATGGGTTTTCTGGCGATCTCGCACCTGCTGTTTGATGCGCCGATGGTGACGCGTTTTATGTCTACCGCCCGCTTCCAGTCATCCTACTTACTGTTGCAGGAGCGCGTGCCAGACGATATCGAGCTGTATACGCCACGCCGGCAGTTTGCTGAGGTGGTGGATAAAGCGCCTCGCTCGGATCTGGCCAGATTACGCGAATTCAGCGGATCAGCGGGGCATCTGCCGCAGCTGCAGCTGCTATCTAATGCCAATTACCATGTTTTAGTCACGCAATCCGGCGCGGGCTACAGTTTATGGAAAGGATTGTCGCTGACACGCTGGCGTGCGGATGGCACGTGTAACCAGCATGGTATTTTCTGTTATATCCGCGATCGTCAGACAGGCGAGGTCATCAGTCCTACGTTTCAGCCGACCTGCAACGAAGAGCCGCAATATATTGCGCGCTTCAGTGATGCTGCGGCAGAATTTGAAGCCCGCAATGAGACGCTGAGCACCCATACGCATATTGTGGTCTCACCGGAAGACGACGTGGAAATTCGGCGGGTCATCCTTACCAACCACTCGCGGCAACCGCGTGATATTGATATCACCAGTTATGCGGAAGTGGTGCTGGCTCCGGCCGCCAGTGATATGGCGCATCCCGCGTTCAGTAACCTGTTTGTGCAGACCGAAATCGTGGCCGAGCTGGAAGCCATTTTGACCCATCGTCGTCCGCGCGAAGAGAAGACCGAACCGGTCTGGATGTTCCACGCCCTGCTGATTCACGGCGCGAGCGAGCGCGCCACCAGTTTTGAAACGGATCGCGCGCAGTTTATCGGACGCGGCAACAGCGCTGCCAATCCTCAGGCATTAGCACCCGACGGCGTTCTCTCGGGCAGCGCTGGCGCGGTGCTGGATCCTTTGCTCTCGATTCGGCAAAAAATACAGCTCAAGCCGGGGAAATCCATCACGCTGGATCTGATCTACGGCGTGACATCGCAGCGCGCCGCCTGTTTGGCATTGCTGGAGAAGTATCGCAATAACGTCTATGCCAATCGGGTCTTTGAAATGGCCTCGTCCCATAGTCAGGTGGCGCTACGCCAGCTCAATATCACTGCCGAAGATGCCAGTTTGTACAATCAACTCGCCAGTGCGGTGATCTTTGCCAGCCCGGAAATGCGCGGCGACAGCAAATACCTGCAGCAGAATCGTTTGGGACAGGCATCGTTGTGGCGTCATTCGCTGTCGGGCGATCTTCCCATCGTGCTGGTGCGCATTGAAAACGGTACGCAACTCAGCCTGGTGAGTAATTTGATCAAGGCGCATCAATACTGGCGGCAAAAAGGCCTGGTAACTGATTTGGTGATCATCAACGGCGAACACGGTGGTTACCAGCAACTCCTGCAAAATCAATTACTAACAATGATGGCATCCGCTGAAACGCAACAGCTTGTTGACAAGCCCGGCGGCGTCTTCATCCGCCAAAGCGAGCATCTGGCGAGCGAGGACATCACGCTCTTAATCAGCGTGGCCGCCGTGGTGCTGGAGGGGCGAAACGGCAGTTTAGCCGACCAGCTTACGGTGCTGCTTAAACCGCAGCCTACCCCAGCATCCGCTCACTTCTTGCCACACAAACATTCCGCACCGGCCGCCGTTCTGCCGCCGTCATCGGCAGCGTTGCAGATGTTCAATGGCACCGGTGGCTACACCGCAGAGGGTAACGAATACCACATTCACTTACCCGAACACCACCAGACGCCGGCGCCCTGGTGTAACGTACTGGCCAATAAACAGTTTGGCAGCGTCGTCTCGGAAAGTGGGCAAGCGTACACATGGTATGAAAATGCCCATGAATATCGGTTAACCCCGTGGCAAAACGACCCGGTAAGCGATACCTCCGGAGAAGCCTTTTATCTACGCGATGAAGAGAACGGTGATGTGTGGTCGCCGCTGCCGCTGCCGATGCGCGGCAAAGGCGCCTATGTGACGCAGCATGGCATGGGTTACAGCCGTTTTGTGCATCAGGAACGGGGGATAAGCAGTAGCGTAACCACCTTTGTGGCAAGAGAAGAGGCTGCGAAGATTACGCTCGTCACGCTGAGTAATCTCTCAGGCAGAACGCGGTATATGTCGATCACCGGTTATGTCGAATGGGTGCTGGGCGAGTTGATGAGTCAATCTGCCCCGCATGTCCAGACCTCATCGGCCATGGTGGAAGCCGGCAGCGCCATTCTGGCGATCAATCGCTATAACAGCGCAGGGGCGGCCCGAACCACCTTTTTTGCCGCATCAGGCAACCAGATTACCTTCAGCGGCAATCGACTTGAATGCCTTGGCCGCAACGGATCGATGCGCAAACCGGCGATGATGCAAGCGCGTGGATTATCGGGCAATACCGGAGCAGGTTATGATCCTTGTGCCACCTTGCAAACGCTGACAACCCTGATCGATGGCGATACGCGTACCTTCGTCTTTGTGTTGGGCGCAGCGGAAGATACCGACGCGGCGCTGACGCTTATGCAGCGCTTCCTGCCTCTTGAAGCAGCGGAGGCTGAACTTGAGCAGGTAAAAAACCAGTGGCAAGACGTGTTGAACAAAATCGAGGTGCAAACGCCCGATCGTGCTGTGAATTTACTGGCAAATCGCTGGTTGCTCTATCAAACCCTGGCCAGTCGCTTGCTAGCACGCAGCGGTTACTACCAGTCGGGTGGAGCATTCGGTTTTCGCGATCAGCTGCAGGATACGCTTGCCCTCACCCATGCCGCGCCACAGTTGCTGCGTGAGCAGCTACAGCTCTGCGCATCTCGTCAGTTTCTTGAGGGGGATGTCCAACACTGGTGGCATCCGCCGACAGGACGTGGCGTCAGAACGCGCTGCTCAGATGATTATCTATGGCTACCTTATGCGCTGTGCCATTACGTAACGGCGACAGACGATCTTACCTTGTTAGAGCAGCAGGTGCCGTATCTGGAAGCAGCGCTGCTGCTGCCGGAACAGGAATCGGTATATAGCCTTCCCGGCGTGAGTCAGATACACGAAAACCTATGGGAGCACGCCTTACGCGCAATCAAACATGCCCTGACTTTCGGCGAGCATGGCCTGCCGCTCATCGGATCCGGTGACTGGAATGATGGCATGAGCGCGGTAGGCATTGCCGGGCGGGGAGAGAGCGTCTGGCTGGGCTTTTTCCTCTATAACGTGCTTACCCGTTTTGCAGCCCTCTCGCACCGACTAGGGAAAACCGATGCTGCTACGCTGTGCCTGTCTCAGGCCGATAGCCTGAAAACAGCACTTAATAACGTTGCCTGGGATGGCGAGTGGTTCCTGCGCGGTTATTTTGACAGCGGCGAAACGCTGGGGTCGCATCTCAATAGCGAATGTCGCATTGATGCCATCGCCCAAAGTTGGTCGGTGCTTTCCGGCGCTGGCGATCCGGACAAATGTGAATCAGCGATGCAGGCGCTGCACCAGCAGTTAGTCGATAACGATAACGGGCTGATTAAGCTGCTAACGCCGCCGTTTAACGGTGAAGGGCCGAATCCCGGTTATATCCGCGGTTATTTGCCGGGCACGCGTGAAAATGGCGGGCAATATACGCATGCGGCACTTTGGGCAATTATGGCCTTTGCCGAAATGGGCCACGTTGACCGCGCCTGGTCACTGCTGGCGCTGGTTAATCCTATCAATCACAGTCTCACGCCGGCTGACGTTGAAACCTACAAAGTTGAGCCCTATGTGATGGCGGCGGATGTCTACAGCGCAGAGAACCACGAAGGGCGCGGCGGCTGGACCTGGTATACCGGCTCGGCTGGCTGGGCCTATCAGCTAATAATTGAGAGCCTGCTGGGCATCATCCGACACGGCAAGCAGTTGCAATTACGTCCGCGACTGCCAACCGCGTGGCCAGGCGCGAAGGTCACCTATCGCGAAGGCGAGGCAACGTATGAGATTGATATTGTGCGTGCCGAGGGTGCCCATCAAATGTGGCTGGATGGCGAGCTCTGCGCGGGAGATGAAATCACCTTGTGCGACGACGCGCGACATCACCATGTGATAATCCATCTGACCCCGTCGCTTCCGTGCCAGGGGGTATCGTCTATAGATAGTTAA